Proteins encoded in a region of the Mucilaginibacter sabulilitoris genome:
- a CDS encoding RagB/SusD family nutrient uptake outer membrane protein, translating to MKKICIIPALLILMGAVSTSCNKLLEVKPKSQITDQVYFKSETDFEPYVVGTYTSIRAFANSILYGDERSEELINGTNSRLTTAWSQILSPTVGALNYNGQYKAIGNVNLLLAKIEPFNFSNQAVKNKLKAEALCQRAYTYFFLVRVIGDTPLMLQAITTDDVPLLPRAKAADVMKQIFADLDMAISLFPDKNYANKYRFSYGAAQALKAEAKLWSAKVLAGGEQDFKDALTAAAAVESTGVSLLPNFKDVTTTRANAEIIMAAYYNRDETGANYGVNALPFLTAISNATNLDSIAYCLTSVNGQGGYQISKESRALFSGSPNDKRIPATFIIERQGSVQKSAWITKLPGNKYADDRVSDNDLIMWRLADIYLIEAEAYAGLNNADQAISYLNKVRTRAGIENYAGAADKPTIERAIFDERGRELFFENKRWYDIVRFHFGGTVDAYNYVPNLKGKTTPLFWPLSTTVLAANSKLVQTQGY from the coding sequence ATGAAAAAGATATGTATCATACCGGCATTGCTCATTTTAATGGGGGCCGTTTCTACCTCGTGCAATAAGTTATTAGAGGTAAAACCAAAATCGCAAATTACAGACCAGGTATACTTTAAAAGCGAAACCGACTTTGAACCTTATGTAGTTGGCACCTATACTTCTATCCGTGCCTTCGCCAACTCCATTTTATACGGTGATGAGCGCAGCGAGGAATTGATTAACGGCACCAATAGCCGTTTAACAACGGCCTGGTCGCAAATATTAAGCCCTACTGTTGGGGCCCTTAATTATAACGGTCAGTATAAAGCCATAGGTAACGTTAATTTACTATTGGCTAAAATTGAGCCGTTCAATTTCTCAAATCAGGCGGTTAAAAACAAGTTAAAGGCCGAAGCGCTTTGTCAGCGCGCCTATACCTATTTTTTCCTGGTGCGGGTTATTGGCGACACACCATTAATGCTGCAGGCCATTACTACCGATGATGTGCCACTATTGCCCCGGGCCAAAGCAGCTGATGTAATGAAGCAAATTTTTGCCGATCTGGATATGGCTATCAGCTTATTTCCGGACAAAAATTATGCAAATAAATATCGCTTTTCTTATGGCGCGGCACAGGCACTGAAAGCAGAGGCAAAGCTTTGGAGTGCCAAAGTACTGGCCGGTGGCGAACAGGATTTCAAAGATGCTCTGACCGCTGCGGCAGCAGTTGAAAGCACCGGCGTTAGTTTGTTGCCTAATTTTAAAGATGTAACTACTACCCGGGCCAATGCCGAAATAATTATGGCTGCTTATTATAACCGCGATGAAACCGGTGCTAACTATGGTGTAAATGCGCTGCCATTTTTAACGGCCATTTCCAACGCGACCAACCTGGATAGTATCGCTTACTGCTTAACTTCGGTTAACGGGCAGGGGGGGTATCAGATCAGTAAAGAAAGCCGGGCGCTTTTCAGTGGTTCGCCTAATGATAAAAGGATCCCGGCAACATTTATTATTGAACGCCAGGGCAGTGTTCAAAAAAGTGCCTGGATTACAAAACTTCCCGGTAATAAATATGCTGACGACAGGGTATCTGACAATGACCTGATCATGTGGCGCCTCGCGGATATTTATCTGATAGAAGCGGAAGCCTATGCCGGTTTAAATAACGCAGATCAGGCCATCAGTTACCTGAATAAGGTAAGAACAAGGGCGGGTATTGAAAATTATGCCGGAGCAGCCGATAAGCCAACTATTGAGCGTGCCATATTTGATGAAAGAGGACGTGAGCTGTTTTTTGAAAATAAGCGCTGGTATGATATAGTGCGTTTTCATTTTGGTGGCACCGTTGATGCCTATAATTACGTGCCTAATTTGAAAGGAAAAACTACGCCTTTATTCTGGCCCCTATCAACAACGGTTTTGGCGGCAAACTCCAAACTGGTACAAACACAAGGTTACTAA
- a CDS encoding sialidase family protein codes for MMYSMLSRLRLSGLIISFFCTLAAQAQDNNAASLNYLYKPGDNGYACFRIPALLNTSNGTLLAFAEARKNNCGDSGDIDLVLRRSQDGGKTWGNMQVVWSDSTNTCGNPVPIQDAATGKIWLLSTWNLGTDHEKQIVDGTSKDTRRVFVLSSDDAGKTWSPAKEITQQVKMPDWTWYATGPCHGLQISQGKFKGRLVVPINHIERATGKNFAHIIYSDDHGVTWQLGANTPFDMANETTVAEIKKGRLMLNMRNSGRRDKTRKIAISKDGGQTWRNMGTDTVLIEPICQGSLLSYQPSSKKRFLFFSNPANKMSRSNLTLRLSLNDGKTWAASQVIYPGPSAYSDIAVINDAQIACFYEAGLTRPYEGIAFQSVNINNLFKP; via the coding sequence ATGATGTATAGTATGCTTTCACGCTTAAGGCTTTCGGGCTTAATAATATCATTTTTCTGTACGCTGGCTGCACAAGCCCAGGACAATAATGCGGCGTCTCTTAATTACCTGTACAAACCGGGCGATAACGGGTACGCCTGTTTCCGAATACCTGCGTTGTTAAATACCTCAAACGGAACGTTGTTGGCATTTGCTGAAGCCCGCAAAAATAATTGCGGCGACTCCGGCGATATTGATCTGGTGCTTAGGCGTTCACAAGACGGCGGCAAAACATGGGGCAACATGCAGGTTGTATGGAGCGATTCTACCAATACCTGCGGTAACCCGGTACCCATTCAGGACGCTGCTACCGGTAAAATATGGCTTTTGTCTACGTGGAATCTCGGAACTGATCATGAAAAGCAAATAGTTGACGGCACAAGTAAAGACACCCGCCGCGTATTTGTGCTGTCATCAGATGATGCGGGTAAAACGTGGTCGCCTGCAAAAGAGATCACTCAACAAGTAAAAATGCCCGACTGGACATGGTATGCCACAGGTCCGTGTCATGGTTTACAAATAAGCCAGGGTAAGTTTAAGGGCCGGCTGGTGGTGCCAATTAATCATATTGAAAGGGCAACCGGTAAAAATTTCGCGCATATTATTTACTCAGATGATCATGGTGTTACATGGCAATTGGGTGCCAATACACCATTTGATATGGCAAATGAAACCACCGTTGCCGAAATAAAAAAGGGCCGCCTCATGCTGAATATGCGCAACAGCGGCAGGAGGGATAAAACCCGTAAAATAGCAATCAGTAAGGACGGCGGGCAAACCTGGAGAAATATGGGGACGGACACTGTGCTTATTGAACCAATATGCCAGGGGAGCCTGCTGAGTTACCAACCGTCGTCAAAAAAGCGTTTTTTATTTTTCAGTAACCCGGCTAATAAAATGTCGAGGTCAAACCTCACCTTACGCCTGAGCCTTAATGACGGTAAAACCTGGGCCGCAAGCCAGGTGATCTATCCGGGCCCTTCTGCTTATTCAGACATTGCTGTAATTAATGACGCGCAAATAGCCTGCTTTTATGAAGCTGGCCTTACCAGGCCGTACGAAGGGATTGCCTTTCAATCTGTAAATATCAATAACCTCTTTAAACCATAA
- a CDS encoding SusC/RagA family TonB-linked outer membrane protein: MRKQVLMLLLMACCMAIGKVNAQTAFTVSGVVSDGTKAETLPGVSVKVKGTTIGTLSDVNGKYTLRVPSSSSTLVFSFMGYDNAEVPVNERPVLNVTLNPSSQALSEVVVVGYSQQTREKNTAAISKIDPKQLVNTANATAINALQGKIAGVSIPISNGQPGSAPSNIIIRGGSKLNVYGTGTGNSGGNQVLSSDASSPLVIVDGIFRPMKDINPDDIESLQVMKDAASTSIYGARGANGVIVIKTKGGKFGSGKANITFNYRTNWEVPTGAQNYMSARDYLGLARTTVKNTFDAIDKNTLLNNGGFSAGTKVYTAKGQYGVGTNLTALYDNIVAVEGQDYVNNLLAKGWEVMDDPINPGTTLLFADNHYQDKLWNTGMTNNYNLGIDGGSQVANYNVSFNYINQAGTFVGTNYKRYSALGNFSFKATNNVQINAMVNYQNVLPNYVDAYTNDLVRATRITPLIRIFKDDGTPTTGENLTTRNRFHTLAYDNTNASTERLATRVDADWNIVKGLHFRPALSYLINDGTTIFSRKAFPDPIQFPTSRLKTENVNNTRQLMIDQILQYDYTLRENHHFMILGGFNYTRNTGNVVDIGSQRGANDYISTITEPTVTTINGVTVTNVTNFGTSLSESRSASFFSQFSYDYQSKYLFSAVVRRDGFSNFAPENKYGTFPSASVGWNIHREGFWKENVVSTLKLRGSWGQAGSSDLSLTDTYGNYTSTVYNQLSGIQRANLSNPNLKWETTQTTDVAVDAGFFKDRINLTVDFYNKLTKDRLDSKPLPAEAPFSSIIFNNGTIQNKGVEIELQATVLRTKDFNWRTNFSFAYNAQKVISLPNNGRVKNRQGGGVVIDPHTGKEIEVGGYAEGERPFGYYAWKVVKVFSTEEEAAAWQSTHVDQIATAAGIKTGKHAGDYQFDDLNNDGIIDNRDLVFMGYKTPNKTGGMQNTFTYKGFTMRVNVDFSMGNMIDNGSLGRELGQGRAYNEGAPIEALGPDIWQKPGDVGKKYARFSFGDADFGQKNFIRQAASDVGTGSAYSVDVSTLISKGDFLAFREVYLSYDLPKTLLSKIKATGLTVFVSATNLGYLTAYRGQNPEVVTGFDPGGYPRARQFTLGASLRF, from the coding sequence ATGAGAAAACAAGTACTAATGTTATTGCTCATGGCCTGTTGCATGGCTATAGGCAAAGTAAATGCGCAAACCGCATTTACCGTATCGGGGGTAGTTTCCGACGGCACTAAGGCCGAAACACTGCCCGGTGTAAGTGTAAAAGTAAAAGGCACTACAATCGGTACACTGTCAGATGTGAATGGTAAATACACGTTGCGTGTACCCTCATCCAGTTCAACCCTTGTATTTTCATTTATGGGGTATGACAATGCCGAGGTGCCTGTTAACGAAAGGCCGGTGTTGAATGTAACCTTAAACCCCAGTTCCCAAGCCTTATCTGAGGTCGTAGTAGTTGGCTACTCGCAGCAAACCCGGGAAAAAAACACGGCGGCAATCTCCAAAATTGACCCAAAACAATTGGTGAATACCGCCAATGCAACCGCTATTAACGCATTGCAAGGGAAAATAGCTGGTGTATCCATTCCCATTTCCAATGGCCAGCCGGGGTCGGCCCCAAGCAATATCATCATTCGCGGCGGTTCCAAACTAAATGTGTATGGTACAGGCACCGGCAACTCGGGCGGTAATCAGGTGCTCAGTTCAGATGCTTCCAGCCCGCTGGTTATCGTAGATGGTATTTTCAGGCCGATGAAAGATATTAATCCCGATGATATCGAATCACTGCAGGTGATGAAAGATGCGGCTTCAACCTCTATATATGGTGCAAGGGGCGCCAATGGCGTAATCGTCATTAAAACCAAAGGTGGCAAGTTCGGATCAGGTAAGGCTAATATCACCTTCAATTACCGCACCAACTGGGAAGTACCAACCGGGGCACAAAACTATATGAGTGCACGTGATTACCTCGGTTTAGCACGTACCACCGTTAAAAATACTTTCGATGCCATTGATAAAAATACATTACTGAATAACGGCGGCTTTTCAGCCGGTACCAAGGTGTATACAGCCAAAGGACAGTATGGCGTTGGTACCAATCTCACCGCTTTGTATGATAACATTGTGGCAGTTGAAGGTCAGGATTATGTTAATAACTTGCTGGCCAAAGGGTGGGAAGTAATGGATGACCCCATTAATCCCGGAACCACGCTGCTTTTTGCCGATAACCATTACCAGGATAAATTATGGAACACCGGCATGACCAATAACTACAATTTGGGTATTGATGGCGGTAGCCAAGTGGCCAATTATAATGTGTCGTTCAATTATATTAATCAGGCCGGAACTTTTGTAGGTACCAACTATAAGCGTTATAGCGCTTTGGGTAACTTCAGTTTTAAAGCTACCAATAATGTGCAGATCAACGCGATGGTTAACTATCAGAACGTGCTGCCAAATTATGTTGATGCTTATACCAATGACTTGGTGAGGGCTACACGCATTACCCCGCTGATCAGGATATTTAAAGATGATGGCACCCCAACTACCGGCGAAAATTTAACTACGCGTAACCGGTTCCACACCCTGGCTTATGACAATACCAACGCATCAACCGAGCGACTGGCAACCAGGGTTGATGCCGACTGGAACATTGTTAAAGGTTTGCATTTCAGGCCTGCTTTGTCTTACTTAATTAACGATGGCACAACTATTTTTTCACGGAAAGCATTTCCTGATCCCATACAATTTCCTACCTCCCGTTTAAAAACAGAAAATGTAAATAATACCCGCCAGCTGATGATAGATCAGATATTGCAGTACGATTATACCCTGCGCGAAAATCATCATTTTATGATATTAGGCGGCTTTAACTATACCCGTAATACAGGTAACGTGGTTGATATTGGTTCGCAAAGAGGGGCAAATGATTATATCAGTACCATTACCGAGCCTACGGTAACCACTATAAATGGTGTAACGGTCACCAACGTAACCAACTTTGGTACCAGCCTAAGCGAATCAAGATCGGCCAGTTTTTTTAGCCAGTTCAGCTATGATTATCAATCTAAATACCTGTTTAGTGCGGTGGTCAGGAGGGATGGTTTCTCCAACTTCGCGCCGGAAAATAAATACGGTACTTTCCCCTCAGCTTCTGTAGGCTGGAATATACATCGAGAAGGTTTTTGGAAGGAAAATGTGGTAAGCACGTTGAAATTGCGCGGCAGCTGGGGCCAGGCCGGTTCCAGCGATCTGAGCCTGACCGATACCTATGGTAATTATACCTCTACCGTGTACAATCAGCTTTCGGGGATCCAGCGGGCTAACTTATCAAACCCTAACCTCAAATGGGAAACTACCCAAACTACAGATGTAGCTGTTGATGCGGGCTTTTTTAAAGACAGGATTAACCTGACCGTCGATTTTTATAATAAGTTAACCAAGGACAGGCTCGATTCTAAGCCATTACCGGCAGAAGCACCTTTCTCATCCATTATATTTAACAACGGAACTATTCAGAATAAAGGTGTCGAAATAGAATTGCAGGCTACCGTACTGCGTACCAAAGATTTTAACTGGCGTACTAATTTCTCGTTTGCTTACAATGCACAAAAAGTAATATCGCTGCCAAATAACGGGCGCGTTAAAAACCGTCAGGGCGGCGGTGTGGTAATTGATCCGCATACCGGAAAAGAAATAGAAGTAGGCGGTTATGCCGAAGGCGAACGTCCATTTGGCTATTACGCATGGAAGGTTGTGAAAGTATTTTCAACCGAGGAGGAGGCTGCCGCCTGGCAATCTACACATGTTGATCAGATTGCGACAGCGGCAGGTATCAAAACCGGTAAACATGCCGGCGATTACCAGTTTGACGACCTTAATAACGATGGTATTATTGATAACCGTGACCTGGTTTTTATGGGTTACAAAACGCCAAACAAAACCGGCGGCATGCAGAATACATTTACCTACAAAGGTTTTACCATGCGGGTAAATGTTGATTTTTCAATGGGTAACATGATAGATAATGGTTCGCTGGGGCGTGAGCTTGGACAAGGGCGTGCATATAATGAAGGAGCGCCTATAGAGGCTTTGGGTCCTGATATCTGGCAGAAACCGGGTGATGTTGGTAAGAAGTATGCACGTTTCTCTTTCGGAGATGCAGATTTCGGACAAAAGAACTTTATCCGTCAGGCAGCCAGTGATGTAGGTACTGGCAGCGCCTATTCTGTCGATGTTTCCACACTGATCAGTAAAGGAGATTTTCTTGCCTTCCGCGAAGTTTACTTAAGTTATGACCTGCCTAAAACTTTATTGTCTAAAATTAAAGCAACCGGGCTAACTGTTTTTGTCAGCGCTACCAATCTGGGTTACTTAACAGCTTATAGAGGTCAAAATCCCGAGGTAGTTACCGGTTTTGATCCGGGAGGTTATCCACGGGCAAGGCAATTCACTTTAGGAGCATCATTAAGATTTTAA
- a CDS encoding FadR/GntR family transcriptional regulator has protein sequence MSKQIELNRDLGRISSDTMADVVESRLRDYFKKKFFKPGDSLPKELELAEALGVSRNVVREALSRLRMLGMIESRKKRGMILASPDILGVFERVLDPLIITEETLQDLFELRLVLEMGLADILFINLNDKHLHELESIVNNEAKVSEQGFRIKNEIAFHGKLYEIAGNDTLKRFQNMLLPIFEYVLKLEKELVSGKVSHHDLVDLLKSGDKHQFRQGMYEHLKPHFDKLEQMKK, from the coding sequence ATGTCGAAACAAATTGAACTAAATAGAGATCTTGGCCGTATTTCTTCTGATACGATGGCAGATGTGGTGGAATCGCGTTTGCGTGACTATTTCAAAAAGAAATTTTTTAAACCTGGCGATTCGTTGCCTAAAGAATTGGAACTGGCTGAGGCATTGGGTGTAAGCCGCAATGTGGTGCGCGAAGCTTTAAGTCGTTTAAGGATGCTTGGTATGATAGAATCCCGGAAAAAGAGAGGGATGATATTAGCCAGCCCTGATATTCTTGGTGTTTTTGAACGGGTGCTGGATCCGTTGATTATTACGGAGGAAACCCTGCAGGATTTATTTGAACTCAGATTGGTACTTGAAATGGGGCTTGCCGATATCCTATTTATCAACCTTAATGATAAGCATTTACATGAATTGGAGTCAATTGTGAATAATGAAGCAAAAGTGAGTGAGCAGGGGTTTCGGATAAAAAATGAAATTGCTTTTCATGGTAAACTTTATGAAATTGCCGGAAACGATACCCTCAAGCGTTTCCAAAATATGTTATTGCCCATATTTGAATATGTATTAAAGCTGGAGAAAGAGCTAGTTTCTGGTAAAGTTTCTCATCATGATCTGGTTGATCTGCTTAAATCGGGCGATAAACACCAGTTTAGGCAAGGCATGTATGAGCATTTAAAGCCCCATTTTGATAAACTTGAGCAGATGAAAAAATAA